From Pseudoxanthomonas sp. YR558, the proteins below share one genomic window:
- a CDS encoding nitronate monooxygenase, giving the protein MDLADLLGVRWPLLQAPMAGVQGSRLALAVCEAGGLGALPAAALTPAALDAEIQRLRSATDRPWNLNFFCHTPPASDASREQAWRQRLRPDYERFSLDVERIAATPGRRPFDADALALVQAHRPAVVSFHFGLPTDDLLAGVRDAGCRVLATATTTDEARWLQARGVDAVIAQGWEAGGHRGHFLSDNLSLQADLSALLPRMVAAVDVPVIAAGGIADARGVADAMTLGAAGVQIGTAYLLCPEADTRAVHRQALREPRTTAVTNVFTGRPARGIVNRAMRSWGPLAADAPAFPLATAFSAPLREAAEAEGLDDYSLLWAGRQFAACRNAPAAEITAGLIQGFGPRQDPAPAR; this is encoded by the coding sequence ATGGACCTGGCCGATCTGCTCGGCGTCCGCTGGCCACTGCTCCAGGCGCCGATGGCGGGCGTACAGGGCAGCCGGCTGGCACTGGCGGTGTGCGAAGCCGGTGGACTCGGTGCCCTGCCTGCGGCCGCGTTGACGCCGGCGGCGCTCGATGCGGAGATCCAGCGACTGCGCTCGGCTACGGATCGCCCCTGGAACCTCAACTTCTTCTGCCACACACCACCCGCATCGGACGCGTCGCGAGAACAGGCATGGCGGCAGCGGCTGCGGCCCGACTACGAGCGGTTCAGCCTGGACGTCGAACGCATCGCGGCGACGCCCGGACGCCGGCCCTTCGATGCCGATGCGCTGGCGCTCGTGCAGGCGCATCGGCCGGCGGTGGTGAGCTTCCATTTCGGCCTGCCCACGGACGACCTGCTCGCCGGAGTCCGCGACGCAGGCTGCCGCGTGCTGGCCACCGCGACCACAACGGACGAGGCGCGCTGGCTGCAGGCGCGCGGGGTCGATGCGGTAATCGCGCAAGGCTGGGAAGCCGGTGGGCATCGTGGTCATTTCCTGTCCGACAACCTGAGCCTGCAGGCAGACCTGTCGGCCCTGTTGCCGCGAATGGTCGCGGCCGTGGACGTACCGGTGATCGCTGCCGGCGGCATTGCGGATGCGCGTGGCGTCGCGGATGCAATGACGCTGGGCGCGGCAGGTGTGCAGATCGGCACGGCCTATCTGCTGTGCCCGGAAGCCGATACCCGCGCAGTGCACCGGCAGGCGCTGCGCGAACCACGCACCACCGCGGTGACCAATGTCTTCACCGGCCGCCCGGCACGCGGCATCGTCAACCGGGCTATGCGGTCCTGGGGCCCCTTGGCGGCCGACGCCCCCGCGTTCCCACTCGCGACGGCTTTCTCCGCACCATTGCGCGAGGCTGCAGAGGCGGAGGGCCTGGACGATTACTCGCTGCTATGGGCCGGCCGGCAGTTCGCGGCGTGCCGCAACGCGCCCGCGGCGGAGATCACCGCGGGATTGATCCAGGGCTTCGGCCCGCGTCAGGACCCGGCGCCCGCCCGGTAG
- a CDS encoding DUF6165 family protein: MSEILVPVSFGELLDKIAILQIKSERMSDPAKLAHVRDELTALEQAWMAHPAAGNSIVELRAQLKAVNERLWEIEDEVRVKEKAQAFDDAFVRLARSVYIENDERARIKKAINLALGSSYVEEKSYQDYRAGAGS, encoded by the coding sequence ATGTCCGAGATCCTTGTCCCCGTCTCCTTCGGCGAGCTGCTCGACAAGATCGCCATCCTGCAGATCAAGTCCGAACGCATGAGCGATCCGGCCAAGCTGGCCCATGTGCGCGACGAACTGACCGCGCTCGAGCAGGCGTGGATGGCGCACCCTGCGGCAGGGAACAGCATCGTCGAGCTGCGCGCGCAGCTGAAAGCGGTCAACGAGCGTTTGTGGGAGATCGAGGACGAGGTGCGTGTGAAGGAGAAGGCGCAGGCCTTCGACGATGCGTTCGTCCGGCTGGCGCGCAGCGTGTACATCGAGAACGACGAGCGCGCCCGGATCAAGAAGGCGATCAACCTCGCGCTGGGGTCGAGCTACGTCGAAGAGAAGTCGTACCAGGACTACCGGGCGGGCGCCGGGTCCTGA
- a CDS encoding glycosyltransferase family 9 protein encodes MSTIPQSLCLLRLSALGDVTHVVPLVRTLQRHWPQTRLHWVIDKGGFKLLEGLEGVAFHTYDKKTGLAGMRALRAELPAEGFDALLQMQVALRANLLSAFIRARRRIGYDRSRSKDLHGLVINERIPDRPGIHVLDAIGSFCEPLGFTQDAVTWDLPVPEDAHAWAAAQWPADGQRTLMISPCSSHERRNWYADRYAALADHAAAQDWRVVLCGGRSDLERRTADAILAAMQAPALDLVGKDTLKQLPALLARADLVVTPDSGPMHIANAMGSAVLGLHAASNPRRSGPYSTVRYCVDRYDDAARKYRGKPAVELPWGTKIEHDGVMELISVEDAVAAFERRRADLDG; translated from the coding sequence TTGTCCACGATTCCCCAATCGCTCTGCCTGCTCCGCCTGTCCGCACTCGGCGACGTGACCCATGTCGTACCGCTGGTGCGCACCTTGCAGCGGCACTGGCCGCAGACCCGCTTGCACTGGGTGATCGACAAGGGTGGCTTCAAACTGCTCGAGGGGCTGGAGGGCGTGGCCTTCCACACCTACGACAAGAAGACGGGACTGGCCGGCATGCGCGCCCTGCGCGCGGAACTGCCTGCCGAAGGTTTCGATGCGCTGCTGCAGATGCAGGTGGCGCTGCGCGCCAACCTGCTATCGGCGTTCATCCGTGCACGCCGCCGGATCGGCTACGACCGAAGCCGTTCCAAGGACCTGCACGGACTGGTGATCAACGAGCGCATCCCGGACCGTCCGGGCATCCACGTGCTTGATGCGATCGGCAGTTTTTGCGAACCCCTGGGCTTTACGCAGGACGCCGTGACGTGGGATCTCCCGGTTCCAGAAGACGCGCACGCGTGGGCCGCGGCGCAGTGGCCGGCGGACGGCCAGCGCACTCTGATGATCTCGCCTTGCTCCAGCCACGAACGCCGCAACTGGTATGCCGACCGCTACGCCGCGCTTGCCGACCATGCGGCTGCGCAGGACTGGCGCGTGGTGCTGTGCGGCGGTCGCAGCGACCTGGAACGCCGCACGGCCGATGCCATCCTGGCCGCCATGCAGGCACCTGCGCTCGATCTGGTCGGCAAGGACACCCTGAAGCAACTGCCTGCCCTGCTCGCCCGCGCCGACCTGGTGGTGACGCCGGACTCCGGCCCCATGCACATCGCCAATGCGATGGGCAGTGCGGTGCTCGGCCTGCATGCCGCCAGCAATCCGAGGCGCAGCGGCCCCTATTCCACCGTCCGCTACTGCGTGGACCGCTATGACGATGCCGCGCGCAAGTACCGCGGCAAGCCGGCCGTCGAGCTCCCTTGGGGCACCAAGATCGAGCACGACGGCGTGATGGAGCTGATATCCGTGGAAGATGCGGTGGCGGCGTTCGAGCGGCGTCGCGCCGATCTGGACGGCTGA
- a CDS encoding PP2C family serine/threonine-protein phosphatase, translating into MIEFGHISHVGLRRELNEDTYYGDSELGLWLVADGMGGHACGEVASALARETIVREVRDGTPLAQAIRIADEEIIRTSRRRNDTLPMGTTVVAARIQGNRFEVAWVGDSRAYLWREGQLAQLSQDHSYVQELIAQGALTAEQARSHPHRNVVTQALGVTDPNHLNVETMTGELRPGMQLLLCSDGLTEEVDDRSIAVTLKHDDCSAQECVDTLIAAALDGGGSDNVTAILVRCH; encoded by the coding sequence ATGATCGAATTCGGCCACATCTCCCACGTCGGCCTCCGCAGGGAGCTGAACGAGGACACCTATTACGGCGACAGCGAGCTGGGCCTGTGGCTGGTGGCCGACGGGATGGGCGGGCACGCCTGTGGCGAGGTGGCCAGCGCGCTGGCACGCGAAACCATCGTCCGCGAGGTTCGCGACGGCACGCCGCTGGCGCAGGCGATCCGGATCGCCGACGAGGAGATCATCCGCACCTCGCGCCGCCGCAACGACACGCTGCCGATGGGCACCACGGTGGTGGCCGCCCGCATCCAGGGCAACCGCTTCGAAGTGGCCTGGGTCGGCGACAGCCGCGCGTACCTCTGGCGCGAGGGTCAACTGGCCCAACTGAGCCAGGACCACAGTTACGTCCAGGAACTCATCGCCCAGGGCGCACTGACCGCCGAACAGGCCCGCTCGCACCCGCATCGCAACGTCGTGACCCAGGCGCTGGGCGTCACCGACCCGAATCATCTGAACGTGGAAACGATGACGGGCGAGCTGCGCCCCGGCATGCAGCTTCTGCTCTGCAGCGACGGTCTGACCGAGGAAGTCGACGACCGCAGCATCGCCGTCACGCTCAAGCACGACGACTGCAGTGCGCAGGAATGCGTCGACACGCTGATCGCGGCCGCGCTGGATGGCGGTGGCTCGGACAACGTCACCGCGATTCTGGTGCGTTGCCACTGA